The Anabaena sp. WA102 genome contains a region encoding:
- the ribH gene encoding 6,7-dimethyl-8-ribityllumazine synthase, whose translation MAVFEGNFQHTESLRFALIIARFNDLVTLKLVEGCKDCLKRHGIDPDPEGQQVDYVWVPGSFEVPNVARQLAISGRYDAIICLGAVIKGQTPHFDYVSSEVSKGIAAASFQTGIPVIFGILTTDTMQQALERAGIKSNHGWEYAMNAIEMASLMRQLRPNLAG comes from the coding sequence ATGGCAGTTTTTGAAGGAAATTTTCAGCACACCGAGTCTTTGCGCTTTGCATTGATTATCGCTCGCTTCAATGATCTTGTCACATTGAAGTTAGTAGAAGGATGTAAAGATTGCTTGAAGCGTCATGGTATAGATCCTGACCCCGAAGGACAGCAGGTAGACTATGTTTGGGTTCCTGGTAGTTTTGAAGTTCCTAATGTAGCCCGTCAGTTAGCAATATCTGGCCGTTATGATGCCATAATTTGCCTCGGTGCAGTCATTAAAGGACAAACACCGCATTTTGATTATGTATCGTCAGAAGTTTCTAAAGGTATTGCTGCGGCTAGTTTCCAAACAGGTATACCGGTGATTTTCGGCATTTTAACTACAGATACCATGCAGCAAGCCCTAGAACGAGCCGGAATCAAGAGTAATCATGGTTGGGAGTACGCTATGAATGCTATAGAAATGGCTAGTCTCATGCGGCAATTACGCCCGAATTTAGCAGGTTAA
- the psbZ gene encoding photosystem II reaction center protein PsbZ, with product MSIVFQIALISLVLFSFVLVIGVPVVYATPQNWVESKKLLWVGSGIWTVLVVLVAILNFFVV from the coding sequence ATGAGCATAGTATTTCAAATCGCTTTAATATCATTAGTCCTGTTCTCCTTCGTGCTTGTGATTGGTGTACCTGTTGTTTACGCTACTCCTCAAAACTGGGTAGAATCTAAAAAACTACTCTGGGTTGGTTCAGGAATTTGGACGGTGTTAGTTGTGTTGGTTGCTATATTAAACTTCTTTGTGGTTTAG
- a CDS encoding CBS domain-containing protein codes for MDLILCHTTADFDALGAAVGLTCLKPGSKIVLTGGAHPPVRDFLALHRDEYPLIERRSVNPEKIRSLMVVDTQKRDRLGKAAIWFDLPNVQEIIVYDHHFGQERDIPSTQLYIDEVGATTTLMVEELQKNNISLNSAQATVMALGIHVDTGSLTYKQSTARDALALAWLMQQGANLSVISTYRDPGLSPQLQQLLSTALENLQYLCLRGYTIAWVTLKTDGFVPGLSGLASEIIDLTETDAVLLANEYSLDENDFRLTVIGRTQIPQTNLNSLFQPHGGGGHSQAASFNLRTTDSQPILQQLLDGLKAQIPHPPTARDLMSSPVRTIRPDTTIAEAQRILLRYGHSGLSVVNSQDLLIGIISRRDLDIALHHGFSHAPVKGYMTSNLKTITPDTSLPEIESLMVTYDIGRLPVLDHGQLVGIVTRTDILRELHQLTIQNIELTTDNYSRNLGLNTELEKRLTPQLWRLLSTASQEAEKRGWHLYLVGGAVRDLLLSKAENRSLMINDIDLVVDGFHKTADVGAGVELAKALQQIYPNARLEIHGAFQTAALLWHKDLVLDSLWVDIATARTEFYPYPAANPEVEASSIRQDLYRRDFTINAMALRLTSPRAGELLDFFGGFIDLQNQQVRILHANSFIEDPTRIYRGVRFAVRFGFSLEPQTETYIRYAINSGVYDRTSQENSKTPALQTRLKTELKYILAADYWQSALELLDNLGALQCIHPTLKLDVELSRQLNLLKHCLRKFDKKQTLINWQMRLEVLIAYLQPEYRGKVAKNLQLVDDSIVRLDKLSQIQAEVITLLPTFEKPSQTLYLLRKYDLQTLILIALQSPRKIRRRIWQYLTNWGNIQPLLNGNNLKQLGYKPSPQYKQMLDDLLTATVDGIIKDKAEAEEFLAKHYPG; via the coding sequence ATGGATTTAATTCTTTGTCACACAACTGCGGATTTCGACGCTTTGGGGGCAGCAGTGGGGTTAACTTGTCTCAAACCAGGGAGTAAAATCGTCCTAACTGGGGGCGCACATCCTCCTGTGCGGGACTTTTTGGCCTTACACCGTGATGAGTATCCGTTGATTGAAAGACGTTCCGTAAATCCTGAAAAGATTCGCTCTTTAATGGTTGTGGATACTCAAAAGCGCGATCGCCTTGGTAAAGCCGCTATCTGGTTCGATTTACCCAATGTCCAAGAAATCATTGTTTACGATCATCATTTTGGACAGGAAAGAGACATTCCCAGCACTCAATTATATATTGACGAAGTGGGGGCGACAACTACCTTAATGGTAGAAGAACTGCAAAAAAATAATATTTCTTTAAATTCTGCCCAAGCAACTGTAATGGCTTTAGGTATTCATGTTGATACAGGTTCATTAACCTATAAACAATCTACAGCCAGAGATGCTTTAGCTTTAGCTTGGTTAATGCAGCAAGGGGCAAATTTATCAGTTATTTCTACTTATCGAGATCCTGGTTTATCACCACAATTACAACAGTTATTAAGTACAGCTTTAGAGAATTTACAATATCTTTGTTTGCGGGGATATACCATAGCTTGGGTGACACTAAAAACCGATGGTTTTGTCCCCGGTTTATCAGGTTTAGCTTCCGAAATTATTGATTTAACAGAAACCGATGCTGTACTGTTAGCAAATGAATATTCTTTAGATGAAAATGATTTCCGCTTAACAGTAATTGGGAGAACGCAAATTCCCCAAACAAATCTTAATTCCTTATTTCAACCTCATGGTGGTGGTGGACATTCTCAAGCCGCATCTTTTAATCTTCGCACTACAGATTCCCAACCAATTTTACAACAATTATTAGATGGTTTAAAAGCCCAAATTCCCCATCCTCCCACAGCTAGAGATTTGATGTCTTCTCCAGTGCGGACAATTCGCCCTGATACTACTATAGCCGAAGCCCAGCGGATTTTATTACGTTATGGACATTCAGGTTTATCTGTAGTGAATAGCCAAGATTTATTAATCGGAATTATTTCCCGTCGGGATTTAGATATTGCTTTACATCATGGGTTTAGTCATGCACCAGTTAAAGGTTATATGACAAGTAATTTAAAGACAATTACCCCTGATACTTCTTTACCAGAAATTGAGTCTTTAATGGTAACTTATGATATTGGTAGATTACCAGTATTAGATCATGGGCAATTAGTTGGTATTGTCACCCGCACCGATATTTTAAGAGAATTACACCAACTAACAATTCAAAATATAGAATTAACAACTGATAATTATTCTCGAAATTTAGGACTTAATACTGAATTAGAAAAACGTCTCACTCCTCAGCTTTGGCGATTACTCAGTACCGCATCCCAAGAAGCAGAAAAACGCGGTTGGCATCTTTATTTAGTGGGTGGTGCAGTCCGAGATTTACTATTATCAAAAGCAGAGAATCGCAGTTTGATGATTAATGATATTGATTTAGTCGTTGATGGTTTTCATAAAACCGCAGATGTCGGTGCAGGGGTAGAATTAGCTAAAGCCTTACAGCAAATTTATCCAAATGCACGATTAGAAATTCATGGTGCTTTTCAAACTGCGGCTTTATTATGGCATAAAGATTTAGTATTAGACTCATTATGGGTAGATATTGCCACAGCAAGAACGGAGTTTTATCCTTATCCAGCAGCAAATCCAGAAGTTGAAGCTAGTTCCATTCGGCAAGATTTATATCGGCGAGATTTTACGATTAATGCCATGGCTTTAAGGTTAACTTCTCCTCGTGCTGGTGAATTATTAGATTTCTTTGGTGGTTTTATAGACTTACAAAATCAGCAAGTTAGAATTTTACACGCTAATAGTTTTATTGAAGATCCGACTCGGATTTATCGCGGTGTGCGGTTTGCGGTGCGGTTTGGATTTTCTCTAGAACCACAAACAGAAACTTATATTCGTTATGCTATAAATAGTGGAGTTTATGATAGAACAAGTCAAGAAAATAGTAAAACTCCGGCTTTGCAAACTCGACTAAAAACTGAATTAAAATATATATTAGCAGCAGATTATTGGCAATCAGCTTTAGAATTATTGGATAATTTGGGGGCTTTACAATGTATTCATCCTACTTTAAAATTAGATGTGGAACTTTCTCGACAATTAAATTTATTAAAACACTGTTTAAGGAAATTTGATAAAAAACAAACTTTAATAAATTGGCAAATGCGTCTAGAAGTATTAATTGCCTATTTACAACCAGAATATCGGGGAAAAGTAGCTAAAAATCTGCAATTAGTTGATGATAGTATTGTCAGATTAGATAAATTATCTCAAATTCAAGCTGAGGTAATTACGTTATTACCAACTTTTGAAAAACCTAGTCAAACTCTCTATTTACTCAGGAAATATGATTTGCAGACTTTAATCTTAATTGCTTTACAAAGTCCCCGCAAAATCAGAAGACGGATTTGGCAATATTTAACAAATTGGGGAAATATTCAACCGCTATTAAATGGGAATAATTTAAAACAATTGGGTTATAAACCTAGTCCCCAATATAAGCAAATGCTTGATGATTTATTGACTGCGACTGTAGATGGTATAATTAAGGATAAAGCGGAAGCAGAAGAATTTTTAGCCAAGCATTATCCTGGGTAA
- a CDS encoding Uma2 family endonuclease gives MQIQTSSKYYTPEEYLELEEKSEFKNEYIDGEIIPMTGGTTNHNEISGNFYLHFKLKMRNQNYKIYMGDVKLWLERYQIYTYPDIMVIQGEPIYQGTGTTQVTNPLMIVEVLSKSTINYDKTDKFRFYRSLPELKEYIMINQYEYFIEQFAKNAEGQWVLTEYESVNDILSLKSIDFQIPFNDIYEGVNFR, from the coding sequence ATGCAAATTCAAACATCCAGCAAATATTACACTCCAGAAGAATATTTAGAACTAGAAGAAAAATCAGAATTTAAAAACGAATATATAGATGGGGAAATTATCCCTATGACTGGTGGAACTACAAATCATAATGAAATTTCAGGTAATTTTTATCTACATTTTAAATTAAAAATGCGGAATCAAAATTACAAGATTTATATGGGTGATGTTAAATTATGGCTAGAACGTTATCAAATCTATACTTATCCAGATATTATGGTAATTCAAGGAGAACCAATATATCAAGGAACTGGAACTACTCAAGTAACAAATCCGTTAATGATTGTCGAAGTGTTATCTAAATCAACTATAAATTATGATAAAACCGACAAATTTAGATTTTATCGTTCTCTTCCTGAATTAAAAGAATATATTATGATTAACCAATATGAATATTTTATTGAACAATTTGCTAAAAATGCAGAAGGACAATGGGTATTAACTGAATATGAATCAGTAAATGATATATTGTCTTTAAAATCCATAGATTTTCAAATTCCCTTCAATGATATTTATGAAGGTGTAAATTTCCGGTAG
- a CDS encoding Uma2 family endonuclease, which yields MMITQELELKENISQDVIFPPSDLYSDEPPVETELHLRQIILLFKCLEWLWKDKTDFYAAGNLTIYYSPNQKKSEYFRGPDFFVVLGTERKTRKSWVVWNEDGKYPNVILEILSPTTANTDREYKKELYQNTFRTPDYFWFDPYTLEFAGFHLLDGKYQPLEANEKGHLWSEQLNLYLGIHEGLLRYFTPEGKLVFTPEETAERLAAKLRELNIDPDTI from the coding sequence ATGATGATTACTCAAGAATTAGAACTTAAAGAAAACATCTCTCAAGATGTGATTTTTCCCCCCAGTGATTTATATAGTGATGAACCTCCCGTGGAAACAGAACTACATTTAAGACAAATAATTCTCCTTTTCAAATGTCTAGAATGGTTGTGGAAAGATAAAACTGATTTCTATGCTGCGGGAAATCTCACCATTTACTATAGTCCTAATCAGAAAAAATCAGAATATTTCCGAGGTCCTGATTTCTTTGTTGTGCTAGGAACAGAACGCAAAACTCGGAAAAGTTGGGTAGTTTGGAATGAAGACGGTAAATATCCCAATGTAATTTTAGAAATTCTCTCACCAACTACAGCGAATACAGATAGAGAATACAAAAAAGAACTTTATCAAAATACTTTCCGCACACCGGATTATTTTTGGTTTGATCCTTATACACTAGAATTTGCAGGATTTCATTTATTAGATGGAAAATATCAACCTCTAGAAGCAAATGAAAAAGGACATTTATGGAGTGAACAATTAAATTTATATTTGGGAATTCATGAGGGATTATTGCGCTATTTCACACCAGAAGGAAAGCTAGTTTTTACCCCTGAAGAAACCGCAGAACGTTTAGCAGCAAAATTGCGGGAGTTAAATATAGATCCTGATACAATTTAA
- a CDS encoding type ISP restriction/modification enzyme: MSRLLVTQYQAEVEKIIQYGGSRKETSIRVAFQNLLNEYCKPRDFLLIPELDYRLPNGKLVYPDGTIKDALRLDWGYWESKDQYDKLDEEIAKKLNKGYPDSNILFEDSQTAVLIQSSTETMRVSMRDADAVDGIITNFINYVRPEVKDFREAIEIFKQDLPTVLNSLRDLIDCQGENNTSFQTARDKFWGICKESINPEISLFDIREMMIQHILTEDIFINIFNESQFHRENNIAGELQRVISTFFTGSVKKNTLGTIERYYAVIRRTAANIYNHQEKQKFLKALYENFYKAYNPKAADRLGIVYTPNEIVRFMIESTDFLVHKHFGKLLADKDVEILDPATGTGTFITELIDYLPKQSLEHKYKHEIHCNEVAILPYYIANLNIEYTYKQKMGVYEEFENICFVDTLDNTSFAGKQMDLFAMSVENTARIKRQNDRTISVIIGNPPYNANQQNENDNNRNRSYTAIDLLIKNTYVHHSKAQKSKVYDMYSRFFRWATNRLKDNGIVAFITNSSFIHTGTFDGFRKVVADDFSDIYVIDLGGNIRTGDKSGNVFNIMLGVAISFMIKRNHSSKSDCKVFYSNLPGLITAEQKLQFLSTSKFSDIKFTHIVPDKYNSWVNQLEYNFDDLIPFCNKEAKFDKSDCPEGRIFKLYSNGISTNRDEWVYDFDRDNLAAKMEFFINEYNHELERWSKYKKDNRTPDIKDESNPVLDKILSERNLIKWSSRIKRDKLRKDKQGVFDSVNIVKSAWRPFIKQFLYFEYIPIDIIGQQAEIFPNYNHHNIAIWFKTGTELPTFALAVDCVPNLLTQGGSQCFPLYRYDKEGKRIDNITDWGLKQIQTHYQDQTITKIDIFHYTYAVLHNPAYRSKYELNLKREFPRLPYYENFQKWVNWGKQLMELHINYETVTPYNLTRLDIPLKDNQKTPKPKLKADKTKGSIILDDVTTLENIPKIAWEYMLGNRCALEWILDQYKEKKPKDPTIAEKFNTYRFADYKEQVIDLLMRVCTVSVETMKIIKEMSESG; this comes from the coding sequence ATGTCTAGACTCCTGGTAACTCAATATCAAGCCGAAGTCGAAAAAATCATTCAATATGGTGGTTCTCGCAAAGAAACTTCTATTCGTGTCGCTTTTCAAAATCTCCTCAATGAATATTGCAAACCGAGAGATTTTTTACTGATTCCTGAATTAGATTATAGATTACCAAATGGTAAACTTGTTTATCCCGATGGCACAATTAAAGATGCTTTGCGGTTAGATTGGGGTTATTGGGAAAGTAAGGATCAATATGATAAATTAGATGAAGAAATTGCCAAGAAATTAAATAAAGGTTATCCCGATAGTAATATTTTATTTGAAGATTCCCAAACTGCGGTTTTAATTCAATCTAGCACAGAAACCATGCGTGTATCTATGCGCGACGCTGACGCAGTAGATGGAATTATTACCAATTTTATTAATTATGTGCGTCCTGAAGTTAAGGATTTTCGGGAAGCGATAGAAATTTTTAAGCAAGATTTACCCACTGTATTAAATTCTCTCAGAGATTTGATAGATTGTCAAGGGGAAAATAACACATCTTTTCAAACTGCGCGGGATAAGTTTTGGGGAATTTGCAAGGAATCAATTAACCCAGAAATCAGTTTATTTGATATTCGGGAAATGATGATTCAGCATATTTTGACGGAAGATATTTTTATCAATATTTTTAATGAATCGCAATTTCACAGAGAAAATAATATTGCGGGGGAATTACAAAGGGTAATTTCTACCTTTTTTACGGGAAGCGTGAAGAAAAATACTCTGGGAACGATTGAAAGATATTATGCAGTTATTCGACGCACTGCGGCTAATATTTATAATCATCAAGAAAAACAGAAGTTTCTCAAAGCTTTATATGAGAATTTCTACAAAGCATATAATCCCAAAGCTGCGGATAGGTTGGGGATTGTTTATACTCCTAATGAAATTGTTAGGTTTATGATAGAAAGTACAGATTTTTTAGTTCATAAACATTTTGGGAAGTTGTTAGCGGATAAAGATGTCGAAATTTTAGATCCTGCGACGGGAACGGGGACTTTTATTACTGAGTTGATTGATTATTTACCAAAGCAGAGTTTAGAACACAAATATAAACATGAAATTCATTGTAATGAGGTGGCAATTTTGCCTTATTATATTGCAAATTTGAATATTGAATACACCTATAAACAGAAAATGGGGGTGTATGAGGAGTTTGAAAATATTTGTTTTGTAGATACTTTGGATAATACTTCTTTTGCGGGTAAGCAAATGGATTTGTTTGCTATGAGTGTGGAGAATACTGCAAGAATCAAAAGACAGAATGATAGAACTATTTCTGTAATTATTGGTAATCCTCCTTATAATGCAAATCAACAAAATGAAAACGATAATAATAGAAATAGAAGCTATACGGCAATAGATTTACTCATAAAAAATACATACGTTCATCATAGTAAAGCTCAAAAAAGTAAAGTTTATGATATGTATTCTCGCTTTTTTAGATGGGCTACAAATCGGCTAAAAGATAACGGAATTGTTGCATTTATAACTAATTCTTCATTTATACATACTGGAACATTTGATGGTTTTAGAAAAGTTGTAGCTGATGATTTTAGTGACATTTATGTGATTGATTTAGGAGGAAATATTAGGACTGGAGATAAATCAGGTAATGTGTTTAATATTATGCTAGGTGTAGCTATTAGCTTCATGATAAAGAGAAATCACTCCTCAAAAAGTGACTGTAAGGTTTTTTATTCTAATTTACCAGGTTTGATAACTGCGGAACAGAAATTGCAGTTTTTATCAACTTCAAAATTTTCTGATATTAAATTTACTCATATTGTTCCTGACAAATATAATAGTTGGGTTAATCAATTAGAATATAATTTTGATGATTTAATTCCATTTTGTAACAAGGAAGCAAAATTTGATAAGAGTGATTGTCCTGAAGGTAGAATATTTAAACTATACTCCAATGGAATTTCAACAAATAGAGATGAGTGGGTTTATGATTTTGATAGAGATAATCTAGCAGCAAAGATGGAATTTTTTATCAATGAATATAATCATGAATTAGAAAGATGGTCTAAATATAAAAAAGATAATCGCACACCTGATATTAAAGATGAATCTAATCCAGTTTTAGATAAAATTCTCTCAGAAAGAAATCTTATAAAGTGGAGTTCCAGAATAAAGAGAGATAAATTAAGAAAGGATAAGCAAGGAGTTTTTGACAGCGTAAATATAGTAAAATCAGCTTGGCGGCCTTTTATAAAACAGTTTCTTTATTTTGAATATATTCCTATAGATATAATTGGACAACAAGCGGAGATTTTTCCTAATTATAATCATCATAATATTGCTATTTGGTTTAAAACTGGAACAGAATTACCAACATTTGCATTGGCTGTAGATTGTGTACCAAATCTACTAACTCAAGGTGGTTCTCAATGTTTTCCTCTTTACCGTTACGACAAAGAAGGAAAACGCATTGATAATATAACCGACTGGGGACTAAAACAAATTCAAACCCATTACCAAGATCAAACAATTACCAAAATAGACATCTTTCATTATACCTACGCAGTCTTACATAACCCAGCTTATCGCAGCAAATACGAACTCAACCTCAAACGCGAATTTCCCCGTTTACCCTATTATGAAAACTTCCAAAAATGGGTTAATTGGGGAAAACAACTCATGGAACTACATATTAATTATGAAACAGTTACACCTTATAATTTAACCCGTCTTGATATTCCCTTAAAAGACAATCAAAAAACACCCAAACCAAAACTCAAAGCCGATAAAACCAAAGGTAGTATTATCTTAGATGATGTCACCACATTAGAAAATATTCCGAAAATAGCTTGGGAATATATGCTAGGTAATCGTTGTGCGTTAGAATGGATATTAGATCAATATAAAGAAAAGAAACCAAAAGATCCAACCATTGCGGAAAAATTCAATACCTATCGTTTCGCAGATTACAAAGAACAGGTAATTGATTTATTAATGAGAGTCTGTACCGTGAGTGTGGAAACAATGAAGATAATTAAAGAAATGTCCGAATCAGGATAA
- a CDS encoding type II toxin-antitoxin system HicB family antitoxin has product MLASYIDKAMELAVYEIIEDDGTYWGEIPGLQGVWANYKTLEGCRRELREALSDWLALRLRLGLNIPLIEDINLNQITEPV; this is encoded by the coding sequence ATGCTGGCAAGTTACATTGATAAAGCAATGGAATTAGCAGTTTATGAAATTATTGAAGATGATGGTACTTATTGGGGTGAAATTCCAGGTTTGCAGGGAGTATGGGCAAATTATAAAACATTAGAAGGTTGTCGGCGTGAATTGAGAGAAGCTCTAAGTGATTGGTTGGCTTTACGTTTACGTTTAGGGTTAAATATTCCTTTGATTGAGGATATTAACTTAAATCAAATTACAGAGCCAGTATAA
- a CDS encoding DUF6825 family protein: protein MSNPLVQAFFVGRAVAEVINERVEVALTDALSELGKFDAETKEQLRQFTEEVMARANRAAESSATGTTTGNTSSGGDTVDLQTEIDELRAEIALLRSELQKHRNAAK from the coding sequence ATGAGTAATCCCCTTGTGCAAGCCTTTTTCGTAGGCAGAGCAGTAGCTGAAGTGATTAATGAGCGCGTAGAAGTCGCCTTGACTGATGCTTTGAGTGAACTAGGCAAATTTGATGCTGAAACTAAAGAGCAACTACGCCAGTTTACAGAAGAAGTGATGGCACGAGCTAATCGAGCAGCAGAATCGTCTGCAACTGGTACAACCACAGGTAATACTTCATCTGGTGGAGATACAGTAGACTTACAGACAGAAATTGACGAATTAAGGGCAGAAATCGCTCTATTAAGAAGTGAATTGCAGAAGCATCGTAATGCTGCAAAATAG
- a CDS encoding ABC1 kinase family protein: MEQGYSDKAYRWNREEYSSKRRFVDIWSFVLTLMFKIWRYNKDWSYSGGVTESKQAARRKAQAIWIRTTFLDLGPTFIKIGQLFSTRADIFSAEYVEELSKLQDRVPAFSYEQVEGIIEQELGKTVPTLFQDFEPVPLAAASLGQVHKATLYTGESVVVKVQRPGLKKLFEIDLGILKGIARYFQNHPKWGRGRDWMGIYEECCRILWEEIDYLNEGRNADTFRRNFRPYDWVKVPRVYWRYATSRVITLEYVPGIKVSQYDALDAAGVDRKAIARYGAQAYLHQLLNNGFFHADPHPGNLAVSPDGALIFYDFGMMGTIKSNVREGLMETLFGIAQKDGDRVVKSLVDLGAIAPVDDMGPVRRSVQFMLDHFMDKPFENQSVAAISEDLYELAYDQPFRFPATFTFVMRAFSTLEGVGKGLDPEFNFMEVAQPYAMQLMTDNSSSEGNSFLNELSRQAVQVSSTALGLPRRLEDTLDKIERGDIRLRVRSVETERLIRRQSNIQLAISYALIISGFTIAGTILLVSHYVWLASFIGLIAASVSFMLIRLLLRLDRYDRMY, encoded by the coding sequence ATGGAACAAGGTTACTCAGACAAAGCATACCGTTGGAATCGGGAAGAATACTCTAGCAAACGCCGCTTTGTGGATATTTGGTCTTTTGTCTTGACCTTGATGTTCAAAATTTGGCGCTATAACAAAGATTGGAGTTACTCCGGTGGTGTAACAGAATCTAAGCAAGCAGCTAGACGCAAAGCCCAAGCAATCTGGATTAGAACCACGTTTTTAGATTTGGGTCCGACTTTTATTAAGATTGGACAATTGTTTTCAACTCGTGCGGATATTTTCTCTGCTGAATATGTGGAGGAGTTATCTAAGTTACAAGATAGAGTCCCAGCATTTAGTTATGAACAGGTAGAAGGAATTATTGAGCAGGAATTAGGTAAGACTGTTCCCACACTTTTCCAAGATTTTGAACCTGTTCCCCTCGCTGCTGCTAGTTTGGGTCAAGTCCACAAGGCCACCTTGTATACTGGTGAGTCCGTAGTTGTCAAAGTCCAACGTCCAGGACTCAAAAAGCTGTTTGAAATTGATTTAGGCATTCTTAAAGGTATTGCCCGCTATTTTCAAAATCATCCTAAATGGGGACGCGGCAGAGATTGGATGGGTATATATGAAGAATGTTGTCGCATTCTCTGGGAAGAAATTGATTATCTGAATGAAGGACGCAATGCCGATACTTTTCGCCGGAATTTCCGCCCTTATGATTGGGTGAAAGTACCGAGGGTTTATTGGCGTTATGCTACTTCTAGAGTAATTACTTTGGAGTATGTGCCAGGGATTAAAGTTAGTCAGTATGATGCTTTAGATGCTGCGGGTGTAGATAGAAAAGCGATCGCTCGCTATGGCGCACAAGCCTATCTCCATCAACTGCTCAATAATGGTTTCTTCCACGCTGACCCCCACCCTGGTAATCTGGCAGTTAGTCCCGACGGCGCTTTGATTTTCTACGACTTCGGGATGATGGGAACAATTAAATCCAATGTCCGCGAAGGATTAATGGAAACCTTATTTGGTATCGCTCAAAAAGACGGCGATCGTGTGGTAAAATCTCTAGTTGATTTAGGAGCGATCGCCCCAGTTGATGACATGGGACCTGTCCGTCGTTCAGTCCAGTTTATGCTGGATCACTTCATGGATAAGCCCTTTGAAAACCAATCGGTGGCAGCTATCAGTGAAGACTTGTATGAACTCGCTTATGATCAACCATTTAGATTTCCAGCCACTTTTACCTTCGTCATGCGTGCCTTTTCTACCCTGGAAGGAGTCGGTAAAGGTCTAGATCCAGAATTTAACTTTATGGAAGTTGCCCAGCCTTATGCAATGCAGCTTATGACAGATAACAGTAGTTCTGAGGGGAATAGCTTCTTGAATGAATTAAGTCGTCAAGCAGTCCAAGTTAGTAGCACTGCTTTAGGATTACCACGGAGATTAGAAGATACCCTAGATAAAATAGAACGTGGGGATATCCGGCTGCGAGTTCGCTCCGTCGAAACTGAACGCCTGATCCGGCGGCAGAGTAATATACAACTGGCAATAAGTTATGCTCTTATTATCAGTGGTTTTACAATTGCTGGTACAATTCTCCTAGTTAGCCATTATGTCTGGTTAGCAAGCTTTATTGGTTTAATTGCCGCATCAGTTTCATTCATGCTGATTCGGTTGCTTTTACGCCTCGACCGTTATGATCGGATGTATTAA
- a CDS encoding Stp1/IreP family PP2C-type Ser/Thr phosphatase has product MKLESTGCTDRGRIRAYNQDSYYIDPAGRFFIVADGMGGHAGGEEASRIATAEICAYLEQNWQSPESSSKLLEQALSTANKAIVQDQQNHPERADMGTTAVVVVIRPSELPVCGHVGDSRLYRLRESQLEQITEDHTWIAKAMKIGDITLDEARVHPYRHVLSSCLGREDLNQIDIQQLTLENGDRLLLCSDGLTEELIDQKIFNYINDAPNLEKAAHTLVEAAKEQGGHDNITVVLVSVKA; this is encoded by the coding sequence ATGAAACTTGAATCTACCGGTTGTACAGATCGGGGGCGTATTCGTGCTTATAATCAAGATTCCTACTATATTGATCCCGCAGGGCGATTCTTTATAGTCGCTGACGGGATGGGTGGTCATGCAGGAGGAGAAGAGGCTAGTCGCATCGCTACTGCCGAAATTTGTGCATATCTAGAGCAAAATTGGCAATCCCCCGAATCTTCCTCAAAACTCCTAGAACAAGCTTTATCCACTGCAAATAAAGCCATAGTTCAAGATCAGCAAAATCATCCTGAACGTGCTGATATGGGAACGACAGCCGTAGTAGTAGTTATCCGTCCATCTGAGTTACCTGTATGCGGTCATGTTGGTGATTCCCGTCTCTACCGTCTGCGAGAATCACAATTAGAACAAATTACAGAAGACCATACATGGATTGCCAAAGCCATGAAAATCGGTGATATTACTCTTGATGAAGCTAGGGTTCATCCCTATCGTCATGTTTTATCCAGTTGTTTAGGTAGGGAAGACCTGAATCAGATTGATATTCAGCAACTAACTCTGGAAAATGGCGATCGCTTACTCCTCTGTAGTGATGGACTCACAGAAGAACTCATAGATCAGAAAATTTTTAACTACATCAACGACGCACCCAATTTAGAAAAAGCTGCTCACACCCTAGTTGAAGCTGCCAAAGAACAAGGTGGACACGATAATATTACCGTTGTCCTTGTGTCCGTAAAAGCCTAA